From Microbacterium sp. LWH7-1.2:
TGCGGCGATGGCCTCGACGAGCGCCTCCTGGGCAAGATCCTCGGCCCAGGCGAAGTCGCCAGTGTGCCGAGCCAGCGCCGAGACGATGCGCGCGGACTCGTCGCGCCATACGGCCTCGACCGCACGGCGCGCGTGGCCAGCGTCGTCGGGGGTCATGCTGTCAGCGTAAACGGGTGACCCACGGTGTCGGGATCGCCACGTACCCTGGTTTGATGGCGAACGACGAGCAGACCCCGCGGCGACGTGCGAGCCTCGAGCTGCTCCGTGCCGAAGCCGCCGACGAGCTCTCGGTGCTGGTGCACGAGCGCCTTCGTGCCGGCGAGGATCCGTGGGAGTTCATGGACGATCTGCCGTCCGTCGACGAACTCGTCGTCTACCTGCTCCGCGCCGAGAACATCGCGGCAGACGGCGGGTCGCGTCCGAACGCCAACCGCCATTACCGGGTGCTGAGGCAGATCGCCCTCGACTATCCCCCGCTCACCCGTGCCGTGTGGTCGCTGCTCGGCGACGCCAACACGCACCGCCGGTGGGATCCGACGGTGCGTGCCGAAGCGAGCTGACGAACGCGGCCCGAGAACCCGGGTCACGAGTTGGCGGCGCGCCACTCCTTCTCCTTGGCGATCCACTCGTCGTTCTGATCGAAGTCGCTGAGCTCGTTGACGCGACGCACCTCGAGTGCGGTGCCGGGGCCGAGCGGGCACTTGCGCGCCCAGTGCTCGGCTTCCTCCCGCGATGCGACCTCGAGGATCCAGTAGCCGGTGAAGACCTCGCGCGCCTCGGCGAACGGTCCGTCGGTCACGGCGGGCGGGACCGAGTCGAAATCGACGCGGAATCCTTCGGACGCATCCGACAGGCCCTCGGCGCTGAGGAACACGCCGGCCTTCTGCAGTTCCTCGTTGTAGCGACCCATCGCGGCGTACGCCTCCGCCATGTCGAAGGTCTCGGGGTCGAAAGCCGCAGCAGCCTCGGAGCCGACCTGCATGATGAGCATGTAACGCATGGGATTCCCTTTCGTCGGGGCGATGTGGCCCGGTCGGAGGGCCGTTCGGCCCCTTCACCATGTCCGTCGAACAAGCCTCGCGCAGATCGACACGGGCCACGAAGAAATCTGGGGAATCGCGGATGCTGCGACCGGCATATTCCGAAAACACCGGGTAGATGCCGAAAACCCCCGCCGAATGGGCCGGCGGGGGTTTTCGTGACGAGGTGAGCAGCTCAGCCGATGTAGGCAGCGAGATCCTGCTCGAGGGCGAACTTCGGCTTCGCGCCGATGATCGTCGTCTCGACGGCGCCCTTGTTGAACACCTTCATCGCGGGGATCGAGGTGATCTGGTACTTCATCGCGAGGTCGGGGTTCTCGTCCACGTTGAGCTTGAGGATCGTGATCTTGTCGGGGTGCTCCGACTGGATCTGGTCGAGGACGGGCGAGACCATGCGACACGGGCCGCACCACTCCGCCCAGAAGTCCACGAGCACCGGACCCTCGGCCTGGAGCACGTCCTGCTCGAACGTGGCGGAAGTCGTCGCCTTGGCGGTCATCTGTGTTTCTCCTTCGGTGGGAAAGTCTGTCCACGCTCATACAACGCGACACGCGCGAGAAGTGTTCCCCGCTTGCGCGGCGCCGGTCCTCGCGCTAGGCGGCCTCGACCTTGGCGACCGGCTCCGCACCGGGAAGCCCGTCGATCTCGGCGGCGTCCGGGGTTGGGGCGCCCGCCTCGCCGAGGGCGGCGAGGAAGTGCTCGACGTCGAGAGCCGCCACGGTGCCGCTGCCGGCGGCCGTGACCGCCTGACGGTAGGTGGGGTCGATGACGTCGCCGGCGGCGAACACGCCGGGCACCGACGTGCGCGACGAGCGGCCGTCGACCCAGACGGTGCCTTCGGGGGTGAGCTCGAGCTTGTCGTGCACGAGGTGCGTGCGGGGGTCGTTGCCGATCGCGACGAACACGCCGTCCAGCGCCAGCTCGCGGCGCGAGCCGTCGACGGTGTCCTCCAGGACGACGCCGGTGACCGCGTCGTCGCCGAGGATGTCGACGACCTCGCTGTTCCACACGAACTCGATCTTCTCGTTCTTGAACGCGCGCTCCTGCATGATCTTCGAGGCGCGCAGCTCGTCGCGGCGGTGGATGATGTGCACCTTCGACGCGAACTTGGTGAGGAACGTCGCCTCCTCCATCGCGGAGTCGCCGCCGCCGACGACCGCGATCTCGCGCTCACGGAAGAAGAACCCGTCACACGTCGCGCAGTACGAGACGCCGCGACCGGAGAGGCGCGCCTCGCCCTCGATGCCGATCTTGCGGGGCGCGGAGCCGGTGGCGAACACCAGCGCGTCCGCCTCGTGCGAGGCGCCGCTGCCGAGGGTGACCTTCTTCACGGGGCCGTCGATGTCGAGCGAGACGACGTCGTCGTACAGCACCTCGGCACCGAACCGCTCGGCCTGCTCCTGCATCTTCGCCATGAGGTCCGGACCCATGATCGCCTCGGGGAACCCGGGGAAGTTCTCGACCTCGGTGGTGTTCATCAGCTCGCCGCCGGCCTCGACCGAGCTCGCCACGACGAGCGGGCTCAGGTTGGCGCGCGCGGCATAGATGGCCGCCGTGTAACCCGCGGGACCCGAACCGATGATGATGACCTGACGCACGTGCGCACCTTTCCTCGTGAAGCCCCGCGCAACGTCTCATGACACGCGTGACGGCTCCGGATGCCTCAACACATGGTAACCGCGTGGCATTCCGTGGCCCGTCCCCCGCGCCCCACCCGGACACATGGGCCGGCCGGACTCAGCGGCGACCGGGCAGGAAGCGGCGCACCAGGCCGGTGGCCACCGCAAGCTCGGGCGCGCGGAAAAGGGCGAGGATGCCGACGTACACGGCGATGACGACCGTGCCGATGACAGCTGCACCGGCCGCACCGAGGATCTGACTGGAGGCCGTCCAGCCTTCGGCGCCACCGCACCACACGAAGACGAGCCAGCCAGCGGCCGCCGCGGGAATTGCTGCGAGGACGAAGCGGCCGAGCGACAGCATCCAGGCGCCCGTGCGCAGACCTCCGAGGCGGCGTTCGAGGAGCCACGTCGCAAGGACGACCTGCACGATGCTGGCGAACGACTGGCCGATCGCGACAAGTGCAGCCAGGTACTCCAGTCCGATGACCCCGGCGTCCACGAGTGTGCGGGCACCGAGTGCCGTGGCGACGACGATGGCGCACTGAAGCAGCGTGAAGAAGAACGGAGTGCGCGTGTCGTTGTAGGCGTAGAAGGTGCGCTGGATCACGAACAGAACCGCCAGCGGGATCAGACCGACCAAGAATGCGAGCAGCACCCACGCCGCCTGCACGGCCTCGTTCGCGGTGTTCGTGAATATGCGGGAAGCCGGCACGGCCGCGGCGGCCAGTGCGAACGTCGAGATCACGATGAACACACCGAGCGTGCGGATGCTGCGCCCGATGTCGGAGCGAACGTCATCGTCGCGTCCGGCGTGCGCGTGCTCGCTCAACTGGGTGAAATAGGGCGTTCCGATCGACAGGACGATGATCGAATAGGGCAGCATGAAGAGCAGCCAGGCGTAACCTGACGCGGCCGCGGCAGGTCCGGCACCCGAGGCGTCAGACAGCACACGCGACTGGAGCAGTCCCGCGAGCTGACCCGCGACGACCATCAAGAATGTCCAGCCTGCAAGGCGCCCGATCTGGCCGAGGCCGACGCCGCGCCACCGGAAGTCTGGTCGCACGTGGAGGCCGGTGCGTCGCCAGAAGAAAAGCAGCATGACCGCCTGCACCACGATTCCGAATGTCGCGGTGCCGGCGAGGATCGCGATCATGGCCGGCGTCCAGTCAGCCGCAGTCGTGATCGGACCGCCGAAGAGGGCGAGGAAGGCGAGGAACCCGCCGATCGATACCACGTTGTTGACGATCGGCGCCCACGTGAACGGGCCATAGATGCGGCGTGCGTTCAGGGCTTCGCCGACCAAGGCGTAGAAGCCGTAGAACAGGATCTGAGGCAGGCACCAGTACGCGAAGGTCGTGGTGAGTGCAAGTTGCTCTGTCGTGTAGCCAGGAGCGTACAGCTGCACGAGCCAGGGCGCAGCGAGGGTCGCCAGCGCGGTGGCGGCGAGCAGCACGACCGTGCCGAGCGTGAACACCTTCGAGATGAAGGAACGACCTCTGTCTTCGTGCGATGCGGCCCGCACGATCTGGGGAACGATGACGGCGGTGAGCAGGCCCGTCGAGATGATCGCGTAGATGTTGTTCGGCAGCTGGTTGGCCGTTCCGAACGCATCGCCGGCGCGGCTGCCCACCGAACCCACGACCGCAACGAGGACGATCCCTCGAAGGAACCCGGTGAGGCGCGAGACGATCGTGCCGGCGCCGATGAGGGCGCTCGCGCGCCCGATCCCGCTCACCGCACGTCTCCCTCAGCCGCTGCGGGCACCTCGGCTTCGGCCTTCGCGTCGGCCCTGTCCGGCTCGGCGCCCAGGACCGTCTCACCATCGGCACCACCTGGGGCGGCAGCATCCGTCGCCTTGCGTCGGCGGCGCACGCGCAGGACGGTACGCGCGATGCCGAACAGCAGGAGCATGCCGACGAGCACGGCGAGGGCGGCGATGCCGACGGCCTCCCAATCGGCGTACACGTTGACCTCGACGGATTGCGGCTCGCCGATGGCGACGAACGCGGGGCTGCGCAGCTGCAGGGTCAGGGTGACGTCGCCGCGGCCGACGCGCGCCTGCACGGGCACCTCGACGCGCGTGTTGCTCTGCGGCGTCGCGACGATGGGGGTCTCGCCCTGCACATCGAGGCGGAGATTGTCGCGGGTCGTGTAGAGCACGAGGTTGACGGGGTACGGCAGGTCGTTGCGCACCCAGAACCGCAGTGCGGCGCTCGAGCCGTAGAGGTCGCTCGGGCTCGTGGGGAGCAGCGCGACGGAGTCCAGCGTGCCGGCGGTCGCGGCGCGGTGCTCGGCCAGCACGGTCGGCCACGTGGTGTCACCGATCCACGCGACGCCGAGGACCTGCAGGAGGTCGGCGCGCTCCGGTCCGGTCAGCAGGGACGGCTGGTCGAGGATCGTCGCGAACCGCGCGAGCTCGCCCTCGTCTGCGACGAGAGCGGATGCTGCGGCCGCGCGCTCCGGCGAGGACTCGACGCCGGTCAGCTCGACGTCGAACGCCTCACCCGCCGCGACCGTCGCGATCGTCCGGGGCGTCATGCGGGGTGCGGAGAAGGCGGCGGAGATGGCCGCCGCGAGCTCGACGCGGGAGCGCCCGTCGCCGCGACCGACGGTGACGAGGAGCGGGCCGTTCGTCTCGGCCGCCGCGAAGGCGAGGTAGGCGGTCGCGGCGGTGAGCGGTGCGCCGCGCAGCCAGGGCTCCTCCCGCTGAGATGCGTC
This genomic window contains:
- a CDS encoding tryptophan synthase subunit alpha; this encodes MANDEQTPRRRASLELLRAEAADELSVLVHERLRAGEDPWEFMDDLPSVDELVVYLLRAENIAADGGSRPNANRHYRVLRQIALDYPPLTRAVWSLLGDANTHRRWDPTVRAEAS
- a CDS encoding YciI family protein, with protein sequence MRYMLIMQVGSEAAAAFDPETFDMAEAYAAMGRYNEELQKAGVFLSAEGLSDASEGFRVDFDSVPPAVTDGPFAEAREVFTGYWILEVASREEAEHWARKCPLGPGTALEVRRVNELSDFDQNDEWIAKEKEWRAANS
- the trxA gene encoding thioredoxin; its protein translation is MTAKATTSATFEQDVLQAEGPVLVDFWAEWCGPCRMVSPVLDQIQSEHPDKITILKLNVDENPDLAMKYQITSIPAMKVFNKGAVETTIIGAKPKFALEQDLAAYIG
- the trxB gene encoding thioredoxin-disulfide reductase is translated as MRQVIIIGSGPAGYTAAIYAARANLSPLVVASSVEAGGELMNTTEVENFPGFPEAIMGPDLMAKMQEQAERFGAEVLYDDVVSLDIDGPVKKVTLGSGASHEADALVFATGSAPRKIGIEGEARLSGRGVSYCATCDGFFFREREIAVVGGGDSAMEEATFLTKFASKVHIIHRRDELRASKIMQERAFKNEKIEFVWNSEVVDILGDDAVTGVVLEDTVDGSRRELALDGVFVAIGNDPRTHLVHDKLELTPEGTVWVDGRSSRTSVPGVFAAGDVIDPTYRQAVTAAGSGTVAALDVEHFLAALGEAGAPTPDAAEIDGLPGAEPVAKVEAA
- the murJ gene encoding murein biosynthesis integral membrane protein MurJ, whose translation is MSGIGRASALIGAGTIVSRLTGFLRGIVLVAVVGSVGSRAGDAFGTANQLPNNIYAIISTGLLTAVIVPQIVRAASHEDRGRSFISKVFTLGTVVLLAATALATLAAPWLVQLYAPGYTTEQLALTTTFAYWCLPQILFYGFYALVGEALNARRIYGPFTWAPIVNNVVSIGGFLAFLALFGGPITTAADWTPAMIAILAGTATFGIVVQAVMLLFFWRRTGLHVRPDFRWRGVGLGQIGRLAGWTFLMVVAGQLAGLLQSRVLSDASGAGPAAAASGYAWLLFMLPYSIIVLSIGTPYFTQLSEHAHAGRDDDVRSDIGRSIRTLGVFIVISTFALAAAAVPASRIFTNTANEAVQAAWVLLAFLVGLIPLAVLFVIQRTFYAYNDTRTPFFFTLLQCAIVVATALGARTLVDAGVIGLEYLAALVAIGQSFASIVQVVLATWLLERRLGGLRTGAWMLSLGRFVLAAIPAAAAGWLVFVWCGGAEGWTASSQILGAAGAAVIGTVVIAVYVGILALFRAPELAVATGLVRRFLPGRR